TCAACGCATATGTCGAGGAGAATGGAGTAGTTCTGAGGTCTATGGAGGACGAAGTGGCCATAACGTTCGACCTTGTCGATTCCAACACTAACGTTATAGAGGTCACCTTGTTTGCGCCCGAGGGGGATTCTTATTTTGGTGCGATGCTTTTCCCCAACGAATCTGGCTACAGTTTCTATATGGAATCGGTCTACGATAACAACGGAGAAACGTTCTGGGGATATTACTTCGGAACGATATCTAAGGACCTTAAGAAGATCACGATTGTCGGAACAGCGGATAACGCCGCTGGCACCTACATGATCTTCAACAATGTCTTCAAACTGGCAGAGTGAAACCTTTCAGGGCGGGACCAGACGGTCCTGCCCTTCATTTTTACTTGACAAAAGCGAGCGTTATTACCGCATATTTTTGTTACTGGCCATTCCTTCCTGCTTATGGGGCATCAAGTCTACATGAGCTGCGTTATACCCGAATCGAATAGAATTATAGGTCAGATCACAGCGCCGCTAGTACCGCCCCAGATACTACTATGGACAAGACTATGATCGCGATGAGTGCCCGGAACCAGTCCTTCACTCTGATTAGACCTATCAGCGCTGCTATGACTGCGAATATGACCTTTTCTTCACTCGTTTGTCCTGATAAATACTCGCAGGAGACTCGCTACTCGATGGTCGGATTGTGATTGGAGTGGGTGTGCTTTGCACTAATAAATGGTACTGGTTTTGGTGCAAGACGTTCGATGCGATTGGAGTCAAAAATCGGTGTTTTTGGTGTTTTTCGGAAATGCTAGGGGGGTTGTGCAAACCTTCCCTTGCACCATTTATTCCATTTAATGTCCGATCGTACTGGCAATCCGTTCTCCATAACACCATATTGTTCATTTTTGTCACGAGCGAGACATAACCAATTTATAGCGTATAGGCGGGTTTATTATTCATGTCCGAGCTGTCGGTCAAGATAGACAATTTCTTCCACATAACCGAGAGGGGCTCGGACTTGAAGACCGAGATCAAGGGAGGAGTCATAACCTTCCTTGCGATGTTCTACATCCTCGCGGTCAACCCGAGTATTCTGGCTCCGGCTGCGGGAGAAGAACTGTTCGGCCAGCTTGTAACCGCCACGGCACTGGCCTCATGCGTCTCATGTATACTCATGGGGCTGTATGCGAGATTCCCGATAGCTTTGGCCCCCGGAATGGGTATCAACGCATTCGTCTCGTACACAGTCGTCCTGAGCATGGGATTCAGCTATCCCCAGGCATTGCTCATTGTCCTCATCTCCGGTATCGCCTTCTTCATCCTGACGGTCAGCGGTCTTAGAATGAAGATCCTTCAGGCCATACCGATGGTGATGAAACTGGCGATCACCGCAGGTATAGGATTCTTCATCGTGGTCGTCGGACTGTTTAACGCAGGAATTATCATTCATGCGACCGGTTCCGCTCTGGAGCTCGGCGACCTATCTGCACCCGGTACGCTTCTCGCCTTGGCCTGCATCGTCATAACGATGTTCTTCTGGGCCAGGAATAGCTGGGGAGCCGTCCTGATCGGTATCATAGCGACCATCATCATCGGATTTGTCGGAGGGGCCCTGTTCGGTTGGGATACGGTCGTCAACGGGGCGCAGCTCATCCCAGGAGTGGGAACGGCCGCTATAACGGATCTCATCAGTATGCCTGATTTCGGGTTGTTCGGTGTCGTGTTCGATATAGGGTCGATCGAGGGCACGATGTGGTCGGCGTTCATAGTATCCATCATATCTCTGCTGATCATCGATATGTTCGATACTACGGGGACCATAGTCGGGGTCTCGCGTTCCGCCGGCATCATGGACGAGGACGGGGAGATCAAGGGCAACGAGAAGGCCCTGGAGGTCGACGCGGTAGCGACCGTCTTCGGTGCCGTCGCAGGTACTTCCACCACCACTTCTTTCATCGAGTCAAGCACCGGTATAGCCGCTGGGGCCAGGACGGGACTGATGGCGGTCGTTGTAGGACTGTTGTTCATGGCCATGCTGTTCTTCGTACCGGCATTCGCCATAATCACGCCGGCATGTACGGTGGGTGCGTTGTTCCTCGTGGGTTTGGCCATGATCACCGCCCTGAGGGAGATAGAATGGAACGATTACACCACCATCGCAACGGTGTTCGTCACGCTGTTCATGATGGGCTTGTCGGGATCGATAACCAATGGAATCGCTCTGGGAACGTTCGCTTACATCATCTGCATGGTGGCAGAGGGCAAATGGAGAGACATCTCACTGGTCCTGTGGGCATTCGAGATAATATTCCTGGTGCACTTCATTCTCCTTTACGAGTTCACACCCTGATCCATCGGCAGGGCATTCAGCGTCAGGGGATCTGCTGAAAAAGGATGCTGTGCATCCGTAAGTGTGATTGATGATCGGATCAGATCCTCTCCACGACCTCCGACCAGGATTTCAGCCTGTCGAAGGTCATCAGCCTGCAGCCGTCGCAGGTTGTGTAGGAATGGTCGATGTACTTCGATATCTTCAGAAGGGTCTCCGCATCCTCTGCGCTGATCTTCCCGGAATCGGCCGCCCTGTTGATGTAAGGGTCGAGGGTGCCGGCTATCCTTTCTTCGCCCAGAAGGGCTTTCAGCTTCTCTTCCAGCCTTATCCTGTACTGGCTGGCCGAACAGATGGATTTGGACGTGTTGCATGCTACTTCGGTCATGGGTAAAGGGACGTCATAGGAGCGTATAAAGGGGGTCGGAAACATTGGCCGTTAACCCGTGCAGGTACATAGTTGCGTTCGATAACAAGGTTTTGATACGATTAGAGTCGGACCGGAGATGTAAATCCCCTGCATCCAACTCTTCCATCATCAGTACTGAGTATACCACTAACATAAGCGGCACCGCTGTGACGGCGAAAGTACTTCTCGCTTCATCGGACCCCATTTCTCTTACCTGGACCGTTGTGGGGGTTCGTTGTAACGTTGTTTTTCATCGATGTTTGAGCTGATTTTGTACAATCTAAAGTTTAGAAATAAAACTCATTTAAAGTAAGTACTTACTATAAATGAACATAATAAATCATGTAAATTCATAATATATGCGGAAAAAGTGGCAAAATCATCATTATAATTTGGCTCGCTAAATACAATATACGAACCGTCGATCCAGCGTGGTCACATCATGGCCAGGAATGCACCAGAGACAACAATCGCCACAACGACGCCTGCCACGGCAGCCCATTTCCAATCCTTCTCGAGGATAAGGCCTATGAATGCAGTCACAACTGCGAACATCGGGGACGTTATCAGGATTAGTACTCCGTAGTAAAGGAAAGGGTTGCCTTCCGTCATGAACTCCCCTATAACGATCAGGATCAGTCCCAATACGATTCCGATGCGGAGGGTCCATGCTATCGCCTTGTTCATGTTCACAGTATCCCTCCCACACGCAGAAGTACGAGAGTGGCCATAAAGAATAGGACCACCGAGAAGTATCTCCTGATGTATTTGGTGTCCAGCTTCCTCGCCAGGTACGTTCCCAACAATGCACCTATGAATGCACCTATGGCCACGCCTCCCGCGAAGGTCAGGTCGAGTTGACCGCTGAAGAAGTAGGTTATGGCGCCGGAGAACGCGGTGATCCCGATCATGTAGCTGCTCGTTGAACTGGCTGCTTTCATGGGGACGTGCATTATCAGATTCATCACGGGGACCTTGATGGCTCCCCCTCCGACTCCAGTCATGGAGGACATCATTCCCGCGAACACACATGCCAAACTGCCTGTGCCGGCGTTTTGCACATGATACGAGATGCACTCGCCGCTGGCCTCGTCCTTGTATTCGAAGCACATCTTGCCCCCTTCCCCGTTGGGTTCCACGACCCTCTCTGGACTGAGTATCATCCTGACACCACTGTAGATCATCACGGCGCAGAAGATCAGGCTCAGCAGCCATTCCTGCAGATATCCCGCGATCAAAGCTCCGGCCACGGCACCTATGGTGGTGGTCACCTCGAGCATCAATCCGAGACGGATGTTGGCCAGCCCTTTCTCCACGAATACGCTTGACGCTCCAACGGACCCTGCCACGATCCCCACAAGGCTGACGGCAGCCGCTTCGGCGGGCGCCATACCGAATGCGAGCATCAGAACGGGGACGAATATCACTCCCCCCCCCAATCCGAAGAGCGCACCCATGACGCCGGCTCCCGCTCCGAGGGCTATCAGTCCCAAAAGGATGAGGATCTCCATGGAAAACAGCATCTAATCGGGCGATATAGTTTTATCCGCAACCCCGATTCAAAGCCGTGGCCATATTACTCGTTAGATACGCTGAGATCGGGTTGAAGAGCACACCTGTCCGCAAGAGGTTCGAGAGCACGCTGAAGGATAACATGCTCAACATGCTCATGGAGGACGGGGTCGAGGCACTGGTCACCAACAAGGGTGCGAGATTCTACATAGAGGCCACAGATATCGATGCCGCGGTGAGATCCGCCAGGAAGGTCTTCGGAATCGCCTCCATATCCATTGCAGAAGAGTGCTCCTCCAAGATGGAGGACATGTGCCGCACCGGTGCGGAATATTCCCTGTCAAGGCTGTCCGAGGGGCAGTCCTTCGCTGTCAAGGCACGCAGGGAGGGAACACAGGGATACACAAGCCTCGACATGGGCAGGGAGATAGGCTCCGCCATATTCCTCGCCAATGAGGACAAGGGTATCAAGGTCGATCTCACGGATCCCGACGTGGTGTTCTTCGTGGAGGCCCGCGACAACCGCGCGTTCATCTTCCAGGATTACATCAGATGCCACGCGGGACTCCCGGTGGGGACGCAGGGCAAGGTCATCGCAGACATCGACGGTTCTGAGAGGAGCATCGTGTCCGCGTGGCTGATGATGAAGCGTGGATGCAGGGTCATGATCAGAGGCGACGGGGACTTCTCTCCCCTGAAGCAGTACGATACCTACCTGAGGAAGTTCAATCCAGAGAAGGACGACGAGAAGAAGATCCTTGGAATCGTCATGGGGACCGACCTCAAGGACCTGGAGGGCGTGGATGTCAGTCAGTATGAGCTACCTGTATTCTTCCCGACCATCGGAATGACCGACGAAGAAGTCCATGTTTTTTTCGAGACCATAATCAAAGGCCTCTGAATCCTTTAGAGCAAAAACAAGAAATATCCGCCCTTGCGGGCGGTTAAATGGTTTTACCTGAACGTAAGTGAGATCACTTGATTCTTCTCTGGTTCGCCTTGACCGAGGGTCTGGCCTTCTCAGCACCCTTTCCGGTGTGCCTCATTCCACGTCCCTTCTGTCCGGCGGAGGTCTTTCCGCGGTAGACACGGTTGGTGTGTGTCTTCTCGCAGATCCAGTTGATCTTGGGGTCGGCCTTGATGACGGGGTGTGCGGGATCGACGAGGATGACCTCATACCACTCCTGCTGTCCGTCTGCACCTACCCAGTAGGAGTTCAGAACCTCGAGGTTGGGGTATCTCTTCGCAGTCCTCTCCTCGGCCATCCTCTGGATGCTCTTGCCGGTGATGATCTGGTTGATTCCCTTCCTCTTTGCTCTCCTACCTGTGACGATGGCCCTCTTGCGGAAGGATCCCTTCCTGACCCTCGCCCTTACGATGACGTATCCCTGCTTGGCCTTGTATCCGAGTGCTCTGGCCCTGTCCAGACGGGTTGGCTTGTCGACGCGGACGAAGTTCTCTTCCTTCCTCCACTTGATGCGGCGCTCGTAGTTCAATGCCTTGACGTATGATTTCTCGGGTACGTCCCATGCATCAGCGATGTAGCTGTACATGCTCTTCCCGTTGACCGGGCGTGTTTCCTGAGTCTCTTCGCTCATTTTAATCACCTTTACGGATTCACCTTTCACGGCACATTTCCGTTCGTGAGGCTAAACGTCTCACAGAGTAAGGGGATGCCTATGTCGTATATAAAGAAAACAGTGCGCGCATATAGATTCGCGAATGAAGGGATAAAATCTCAGGACGGTTATACGCTGTCCGATCAAGATGTCCTCCAACGTGCCCGAGAGTCTCCAGAAGGTCCTTTCCGACGTCAAGCGTCCGGCCATGGCTTTCTCAGGGGGCGTCGATTCCACATACGTCCTCTACGCATGCGGGGAGCTGGGATTGGACGTCATACACTACTTCGTCAAGGGGGCATTCCAGACCGAGAGGGAGATGAGGAGGGCGACGGAACTGGCATCCTCGTTGGGATTCGATCTGAGCGTCATCCATTTCGACGTGATGTCCAGGGACGAGATCCTGGAGAACACGGAGGAGCGTTGCTACCTCTGCAAGAAGATGATCATGAATCTGATATCCGAGGAGGCCAAGGGGGACGGTCGGGAGGTCATCCTCGACGGGACCAACGCATCGGATGATATCGGCGAGAGACCGGGAATGAGGGTCCTGGGGGAACTGGGCATAAGGTCCCCGCTGAAGGAGGCCGGGCTCTCCAAGCAGGACATCAGGGAACTTTCCAAGAAGGCGGGACTCCCTACATGGGACATGCCGTCCGATTCATGTCTGGCCACGCGTATACCGCACGGTACCGCCATCACCCGCGAGCTTCTGATCCGTACCGAGGATGCCGAGGCGGACATCAGGGAGCTGGGCTTCAGGGACTTCAGGGTCCGTACCATAGGGGATGGAGCCTTGTTGGAGACGGAGATGGAACAGAGCGACCTGCTGGACAAGAAGCGCCACAAGGTCGAGAAGACTCTTCTGAAGTACTACGATTCCGTCTCATACGGAATAAGGAGGTCGCAGCTATGAATCCGAAGGAGATCCTGGAGGCCGTCAGGGACGGCAGCATGTCAGTCGATGATGCAGAGCGCATGCTGCGCTCCAGACCGTTCGTCGATCTTGGGTTCGCAAAGGTGGACACACAGAGGAGGTCCAGACAGGGTGCTTCGGAGGTCATCTACGGCGCCAGCAAGACTCCGGAGCAGTGCGTCAAGATCGCCTCCACTCTGCTTGAGAACGGGTCGGAATGCGTAATGGTCACCCGCTGCGGGAAGGAGGTCCACGACCTCGCGGAATCATCCGGATTGGAATCATACTATCATCAGGACGCAAGGATCTGCATCTTGGGAAGGGTTCCCGATGCAGAGAGGGAATCATACGTCTGCGTGGTCTGCGCAGGCACCAGCGACATACCTGTCGCCGAGGAGGCGGCGGTTACCGCCGAGATCCTCGGATGCAAGGTGAAGCGCCTGTACGATGCCGGTGTGGCGGGTATACACCGTCTGCTCTCCGATGCGGATACCATCATGGGGGCCACCGCTGTAGTTGTGGCCGCAGGCATGGAGGGAGCTCTCCCGAGTGTCGTCGGAGGATTGGTTAGCGTACCGGTCATCGCAGTTCCGACATCGGTGGGATACGGGGCATCCTTCGAAGGATTGACAGCATTGCTGGCTATGATGAATTCCTGTGCATCAACGGTCAGCGTCGTGAACATAGACAACGGCTTCGGTGCGGGCTATATCGCATCATTGATCGACAGGAAGGGATGAAGATGAAGGTGCTCTATCTAGAATGCAATGCTGGGGTATCGGGCGACATGCTGCTCGGAGCCCTATCCAATCTTCTCGAGGATCCCAAGGAGTTTGAGAAGATGATCGCATCGGCAGGCATCCCCGACGTGGAGGCGATAGTGGAGAAGGGCGAGAAATCGCACATCTCCGGTACAAGGGCGAAGATCATCGCTGCCGGACAGGAGGAAGGCGACTTCCACGACCATCACATTCAACATAGGACATTGCAGGATGTCCTGGACATCATCAAAGGGCTGAACGTCTCCGATTGGGTGAAGGAGCATGCCACTGCCATCTACAAGGATATGGCCGAGGCAGAATCAAAGGTTCACGGCGAATCCGTCGCCGAGATCCATTTCCACGAAGTAGGCATGTTAGATGCCATAGCGGACATAGTCGGTAGCTGCATGTTGATGGAGAGGTTGGCGCCAGAATATATCGTATCATCCGAACTCCGCACAGGATACGGTAACGTGGAATGCGCTCACGGACTTCTTCCGATCCCGGCACCGGCTACGGCCTTGCTTCTCAGAGGAGTCCCTTCATACGCAGGGGATCTGGAGGGGGAGTTCACAACACCTACCGGCGCAGCCATTATCAGGCATTTCGCAGAGGATTACGGCCAGCGCCCCAAGATGGTAATCGACGAAATTGGAGTGGGCTTAGGCCGTAAGGACTTCAGCATACCAAATATTATAAGAGCCTTCATCGGGGAATCGGATAACAAATTATTCGAAATCTATGAGATAAACTGTAACATCGACGATATGACCCCTGAGGATTTGGGTAGCATGATCGACATGCTTCTGGAGCAGGGGGCTCTCGATGCCACCATCTCTCAGACGATAATGAAGAAGGGAAGGCCGGGACAGAGGCTCACCTGCCTTTGCCGTCAGGATGATAAGGAGAGGTTAGCTAAGCTCATCCTCGAGAACACATCCACCATCGGTCTCAGGATCTGGAAAGCGGAGAGGTTCGAGATGGCATCGCATATGGAGGTCTGCCATACGCAGTATGGCGATATTCGCGTGAAGGTGTCCGAAGGCTACGGTATAAGGAAATGGAAGCCAGAGCACGACGATCTCCTGAAGGCCGCTGAAGCCCATGGAGTGACCGTCAGGGATGTCAGGGCAGGAATACGTTTCGATCCTGACCAGTGATCAGAACACCGAGTTGCGGCTCCTGTATAACAGGTATACCAGAACGGGTCCGCCGATCACGGCGGTTATTGCACCGACTGGGAGCATGATGGGATTCACCAGATCCTTCGATATTATGTCGGCCACCGTCAGCAGGAGTGCTCCAGTAATAGCAGATGCAGGGATCAGGAATCTGAGATTGCCTCCTCCTATCAGTCTGGAGATGTGAGGCGCCAGCAGGCAGATGAATCCGATGGCTCCGACGAAACTGACGATAATGGCAGTGGATAGACAGGCCAGGATCATCAGGATGATCCTCGTTCTGTGAACGTTGACTCCCAAGGAAAGTGCGGTGTCATCTCCCATACGTAATGCATCCATATCCTTAGTCATGTACATGGTCACAATCAGCGTGAGAACCATGGTTATCGCTACGTACGGGATGAATTCTAGGAGAACGCTGTTCAGGTCACCGACAGTCCAGAACATGGCAGCTTTGGTGGCTTCCGCATCACCGAAGTACTGAGAAAGCGTAGTACAGGCGCTGAACACGTATGATATGGCGACTCCGATCAAGACCATCGATGCAGGGGACATGTTCCTTCTCGAAGAGGCGAACAGGATCAGCATCGCGGGAACCAGTGAGAATGCGAACGCATTCAGGATGGTGCCGTATCTTCCGGCGACGGCAGTGAATCCGAACAGGATGGAGAGCGATGCTCCGAACGCAGCGCTTGAAGACACTCCGAGCGTGTATGGTGTTGCAAGGCTGTTCCTCAATATGGTCTGAGTGATCGCTCCGCCTATGGCCAGGGTGGCACCTGCGAAGAGTCCCATGAGCACTCTTGGTAGGTAGGTGTTCATGACGATGTGGCTGGTACGGTAGGGGACATCAAAGGTTCCCGGGAAGAATTGGTTGATGATGACCTCGTAAACCTGGACGGGAGTGATATTCGTGGAGCTGATTGTGACCGACCACGACATGAGTCCAAAGGTCATGATGGTCACGATGGCGACGTATGCGATCCTGCGTTTACTCTGACGTTTGATCTCTTCCCTGGAATCGCTCACTTTCTCTTCCATCTCACTGCCCCCACGTTTACTTTGTCCCTCTGCTCCTTGCGGTAGTCCGAACGGATGTAGCTGAGGAGATCTGGATTGTCGGCATCGATGTCGAAGACCTCAGCGAGCCTGATCGCTGTCTGTTCTTCGGTCTCGTCCGGTACCGGGCGACTGAAGGTTTTGGTCTCGAATTCCGGTTCTAGTCCAAGTTCCTCGCATATGTTGTGGATCATCTCGATATCCGTATGTTTGCTAACAATGTCGTTGAAAATGGCCTGTTGGGCTGCGATAGGGATCCGCAGATCGTTGGATGCGAATACGACCCCGCGTTCTGAGCAGTCTGCCATTCTTTGAAGATGCTTGTGTATATCCTCCATGAATATGGAGAACGAAGCGAATGCGACAGCATAGTTTGAGTCAGGTGAGAATGCCTGCCATGTGCTGCGCACGATGTCGATGTTGGATATTCCGCAGCTCTGAGCCTCTGCTCTGAGAGCTTCTAGCATGGGTTGGGATCCGTCGATGGCTGTTACTCTTTTGCAGGTCTTTGCCAGCGGTAAGGCCAGACGTCCGGTGCCGCATCCGATGTCCAGACAGATGTCGTCTTTTTCTGCGGAGATTAGCGAAAGCTGCCATTCCGTCATCTCGGCGAATATGGAGTTCTTGCGGACCGATTCGACCCTGTCATCCCAGAAACCTTCCTTATCAAGATTCTTCCTGGATGTGGACGAGACCTCGTGGTTCCACACGCTGTTCCAATCTTTCGACATGATATCATATGGGAGGGGCGTTGGCCCCTCCGGTTTCAAAGCTGTTTGTAGATGACTACAGCGTCTTCCGTGACGTCGTATCCGGATACTCCGAGCCACTCCTTGACGTAGCTGTTGTGGAGCTTGTAGGGGTTCAGGTCGCTGAAGATATCGGGGTTGATGATCTTGGCGATGTACGCTGCCAGGAGAACTCCTCCGCTGCAACCGTTCCTCAAGTCTCCCGAGTCGATGTGCAGATAATCGGGGCCGTCCAGTTCGGCTTTGACCATTTCCTTGTTGTTGGCGTAGGTCCATGCAACCTCGAAGTCAGAGTAGTCGTTGGTACAGTATCCGTGAGAGACTCCGGACATCGCGGTTCCGGCATAGGTGTATTCGACGGTGTGGCAGAAGATGTAATCCACATATACTGCGGGATCGTCGTTGAATACAGCGTCGTATTGTACGGCCAGACTGTATTTTCCCTTTTCTGAGTAGCCGCTCTCGCTGATATCCTGAAGGACGTTGTGTCCTCCGGCGACTATGACCGCCTGTCCCTGAGGATCGTTCTTGTTGTACAGGGTCATGTTGGTACGGGCATCGTCCGAGAGGTAGCTGTTCTGATAGTTGGTCATGATGACGTGGGGCTTGTCCTCCTCAGCAATGTTCTTGGTCTTGTCCATGAGATAGTTGAGCTGACCGAGAATCCAGTCGACGTAGGCCTCTGCGCGGTCAACTTTGTTGAGAATGTATCCCGCCTTGAGGATTCCGTGAACGTACGAGGAGTTCTCTGCTGCGATGAGGTCAGGGGTGTACAGTCCGAGGTACACAACATCGCAGTCCACGAGCTTTGTCTGCTTGGTGTAGATGAGGTCAGGATCGTAGCTGAAGCTGAAGAGAATGTCCAGCTCGTAGCTGTTGATCAAGTCGTAGTCAGGGGTGTTCATCGAATGCATATTCAAAACTGCGTCCCTCTGGGCCTCGTTCTGGAAGTAGAAGTCCTTCAGCTGGTAGGGAGCGTAATCCACCGCCACAACCTTATCAATGACTCCGAGGATCATACACAGTTCAGTGTTACAGAAATATTCAGCACCGATACGGCTGATGTCGGTTGATACAGTCATGTCCTTTCCGTTTCCGTCGAGGAAGCGTATCTCCGTTGCCTTTCCAGATGCGATCTTCTTGATGCATTCTACATCCTTACTGTCGATCTTCGAATCGTTGTTCACATCCGCAAACTCGGTTGTGATCTTAGGGACAGTTGTTCCCTTTTCTTTTGCATCGATGTAATCCTGAAGGAGCTTGGCGTCCTTCTCGTCCACATCGTTGTCTCCGTCGACGTTTCCGAATACTTCCAATCCGTATCCTCCAACGTCTTTCTTGCCGAAGGCACCGCTCATTATGAGGTAAGCGGCGACTCCACCGATGACCACGATCGCGGCCACGATGATTACGATGAGCTTAGAGTTCATAGGGAGGGAAAGTATGTCCAATTATTTATAGTAACACTAAAACTAAAATAGTAACACTACTATATGGCCAGTATGGGCCTATCAGTCAAGGATATGCACTTCGGGTACGCCGAATATGACACCCTAAAGGGCATAGAGTTGGATGTATCTGACGGCGAGGTATTGGGTATCGTTGGACCGAACGGATCCGGCAAAACCACGTTAATCCGTTGCATTTCTCGCATCTTGGAGCCATCACTAGGAACTATGCTCTTGGACGGCCAGGACCTTATGTCCATGTCCCGCAAGGAGATTGCCAAGAACATCTCCTTCGTCCCGCAGAACATCGTGTCTGATCAGGTCCCCCCTTCTGTTTTCGAAGTGGTGCTGATGGGCAGACTGCCTTACATCACATGGGATTATTCCGATGAGGACAAGGAGATCGCCTGGAAGGCTATGGAGGAGATGAATGTCATGGAGTTCGCTTCTAGGCCCTTCAACAGACTGAGCAGCGGCCAGTCGCAGAGGGTGCTGATCGCACGTGCAATCGCACAGGGAGCGAAGCTTATCATGCTCGATGAGCCCACCAGCAATCTGGATGTCCGCTATCAGTTGGATGTACTCGAGACGATCAACACAACCGTGAAGGAGAAGAACCTCTGCGGATGCATGATCCTACACGATCTGAATCTGGCCATGAGGTTCTGTGACCGCATCCTGATGTTGAATGATGGAAAGGTAGAGGCCTTGGGCCGTACAGAGGATGTATTGACTCCTGAGAATGTGGAGAAGGTCTTCGGCATCTCAATAGATGTGAACCGGGAATACGGAAGACCAAGAATAATTGTGCTGGACTGAATCAGTACTTGAACTTCCCGTCGACGAACTCTACCTCGGACCTCTCGCCGTCCGGCCAGGTATGGTATCCGACTCCCTGTGCCTTTCCGCACTTGAAGTATGCCTCGTCCTTCGATCCGTCAGGGTAGGTGATTATGCCCTTTCCGTGGTACATGTTCTCCCTGAATTCGCCCTCGTACTTCTCTCCGGTCGCCTTCAGGTAGATGCCGTAGCCCTCGAACATGTTGCTGACGAACTCGCCGGTGTAGCGGTCCCCGTCAGCGCAGATGTAGACGCCCTTGCCATGGAACATCCCGTCCCTGAACTGGCCTTCGTACCTGGCGCCGGATGCGAACTTGTAGATCCCGTGTCCGTTGAAGTTACCGTACTCGATCTCTCCGTCGTAGACGTCGCCGTTGGGCATCTTAATCTCTTGAAGCTTTGGCATTCTCTCACCTATGGACATGGTATCCTGTCTCCCTCTAATAAACAGTATTGCTGTTCAGCGGCATCGTGAACCGATGAACGATGCGGTCGATCAGAAGAAGTCATCCAAGCTCTTCGTTTTCGGCTTGGGTTTCTCCGGAGGAGCGGGTTCCGATTTCTTCTTAGGCGTGTCCGTGCTGGAAGCGAATTTGCCGCTGAAGAGCGTCGCCTGCTGATTGCCCATGAGGAGGTCCTTCTCCTCCCATCCGAACACCTCTGTGATGCGGGAGGCAGTCTGAGAAAGGCGCTCGGCATAGTACTTGTAATCCGGTTTGCCGGTGAACTCCACACCGCTGATGTACGGCTCCACCGTCTGAGGTGCGGATTTGGAATCGGTGACGATCCACGATACCTTCATCCCTGGGATGAAGTCGTATCCCATTTCGATCATCTTCTTG
The nucleotide sequence above comes from Methanomassiliicoccales archaeon LGM-RCC1. Encoded proteins:
- a CDS encoding dockerin type I domain-containing protein — protein: MNSKLIVIIVAAIVVIGGVAAYLIMSGAFGKKDVGGYGLEVFGNVDGDNDVDEKDAKLLQDYIDAKEKGTTVPKITTEFADVNNDSKIDSKDVECIKKIASGKATEIRFLDGNGKDMTVSTDISRIGAEYFCNTELCMILGVIDKVVAVDYAPYQLKDFYFQNEAQRDAVLNMHSMNTPDYDLINSYELDILFSFSYDPDLIYTKQTKLVDCDVVYLGLYTPDLIAAENSSYVHGILKAGYILNKVDRAEAYVDWILGQLNYLMDKTKNIAEEDKPHVIMTNYQNSYLSDDARTNMTLYNKNDPQGQAVIVAGGHNVLQDISESGYSEKGKYSLAVQYDAVFNDDPAVYVDYIFCHTVEYTYAGTAMSGVSHGYCTNDYSDFEVAWTYANNKEMVKAELDGPDYLHIDSGDLRNGCSGGVLLAAYIAKIINPDIFSDLNPYKLHNSYVKEWLGVSGYDVTEDAVVIYKQL
- a CDS encoding ABC transporter ATP-binding protein, whose protein sequence is MHFGYAEYDTLKGIELDVSDGEVLGIVGPNGSGKTTLIRCISRILEPSLGTMLLDGQDLMSMSRKEIAKNISFVPQNIVSDQVPPSVFEVVLMGRLPYITWDYSDEDKEIAWKAMEEMNVMEFASRPFNRLSSGQSQRVLIARAIAQGAKLIMLDEPTSNLDVRYQLDVLETINTTVKEKNLCGCMILHDLNLAMRFCDRILMLNDGKVEALGRTEDVLTPENVEKVFGISIDVNREYGRPRIIVLD
- a CDS encoding iron ABC transporter permease, which gives rise to MEEKVSDSREEIKRQSKRRIAYVAIVTIMTFGLMSWSVTISSTNITPVQVYEVIINQFFPGTFDVPYRTSHIVMNTYLPRVLMGLFAGATLAIGGAITQTILRNSLATPYTLGVSSSAAFGASLSILFGFTAVAGRYGTILNAFAFSLVPAMLILFASSRRNMSPASMVLIGVAISYVFSACTTLSQYFGDAEATKAAMFWTVGDLNSVLLEFIPYVAITMVLTLIVTMYMTKDMDALRMGDDTALSLGVNVHRTRIILMILACLSTAIIVSFVGAIGFICLLAPHISRLIGGGNLRFLIPASAITGALLLTVADIISKDLVNPIMLPVGAITAVIGGPVLVYLLYRSRNSVF
- a CDS encoding class I SAM-dependent methyltransferase; this encodes MSKDWNSVWNHEVSSTSRKNLDKEGFWDDRVESVRKNSIFAEMTEWQLSLISAEKDDICLDIGCGTGRLALPLAKTCKRVTAIDGSQPMLEALRAEAQSCGISNIDIVRSTWQAFSPDSNYAVAFASFSIFMEDIHKHLQRMADCSERGVVFASNDLRIPIAAQQAIFNDIVSKHTDIEMIHNICEELGLEPEFETKTFSRPVPDETEEQTAIRLAEVFDIDADNPDLLSYIRSDYRKEQRDKVNVGAVRWKRK
- the larC gene encoding nickel pincer cofactor biosynthesis protein LarC, which encodes MKMKVLYLECNAGVSGDMLLGALSNLLEDPKEFEKMIASAGIPDVEAIVEKGEKSHISGTRAKIIAAGQEEGDFHDHHIQHRTLQDVLDIIKGLNVSDWVKEHATAIYKDMAEAESKVHGESVAEIHFHEVGMLDAIADIVGSCMLMERLAPEYIVSSELRTGYGNVECAHGLLPIPAPATALLLRGVPSYAGDLEGEFTTPTGAAIIRHFAEDYGQRPKMVIDEIGVGLGRKDFSIPNIIRAFIGESDNKLFEIYEINCNIDDMTPEDLGSMIDMLLEQGALDATISQTIMKKGRPGQRLTCLCRQDDKERLAKLILENTSTIGLRIWKAERFEMASHMEVCHTQYGDIRVKVSEGYGIRKWKPEHDDLLKAAEAHGVTVRDVRAGIRFDPDQ